One genomic segment of Coffea arabica cultivar ET-39 chromosome 6e, Coffea Arabica ET-39 HiFi, whole genome shotgun sequence includes these proteins:
- the LOC113694200 gene encoding protein IQ-domain 26-like isoform X1: MGRATRWLKSLFGIKRDKGQKEINPNSGSQRENKWTGMGHSGRDTADGLCSNPNTIPPNITPAEAAWLRSFYADSGDKEQSKHAIAVAAATAAAADAAVAAAQAAVAVVRLTSQGRGGTMFGGGGSREKWAVTKIQSVFRGFLARKALRALKGLVKLQALVRGYLVRKQAFATFHSMQALIRAQANVRAQKARGLLDSTAASSNRQFHAANSAQEKFDEGRSRQNSFHNRRLSASFDSINSNAIDEIPKIVEIDTGRPKSRSRRSSAWVSDSISGDAQTLSSSCQCRHPPPHLSIPDCRNSQDSDWGLTGDECRFSTPQSTPRFSNSCGTNPPVTPAKSVCVESLFRNCPNYMANTQSFKAKLRSYSAPKQRPEPGSKRRLSLNEMMESRSSLSGVRMQRSCSQVQEVLSFRNAVVGRLARSSEFSKEQLYNRDSYSEEYFE, from the exons atggGCAGAGCAACAAGGTGGTTGAAGAGTTTGTTTGGGATAAAGAGGGATAAGGGCCAGAAGGAGATTAATCCAAATTCCGGTAGCCAGAGAGAAAACAAATGGACGGGAATGGGCCATTCGGGAAGAGACACTGCTGATGGGCTGTGTTCAAATCCAAACACCATTCCACCCAATATTACCCCGGCTGAGGCTGCATGGTTGAGATCTTTCTACGCTGACTCTGGTGACAAGGAGCAAAGCAAGCATGCCATAGCAGTTGCTGCAGCCACCGCCGCTGCCGCTGACGCCGCCGTTGCCGCTGCACAGGCTGCGGTGGCCGTGGTTAGGCTCACCAGTCAAGGCAGAGGAGGGACCATGTTTGGTGGTGGTGGTAGTCGTGAAAAGTGGGCCGTTACAAAAATTCAAAGTGTTTTCCGCGGATTCTTG GCAAGGAAGGCACTGAGggctttgaaaggacttgtgaAACTACAAGCACTAGTGAGAGGTTATTTGGTGCGTAAACAGGCGTTCGCTACATTTCACAGCATGCAAGCTCTTATAAGAGCACAGGCCAATGTTCGTGCCCAAAAAGCTCGAGGCCTCCTCGATTCTACTGCTGCAAGTTCAAACCGGCAGTTTCATGCTGCAAATTCCGCG CAGGAAAAGTTTGATGAGGGTAGAAGTAGGCAGAATTCATTTCATAACAGAAGGCTCTCTGCATCGTTTGATAGCATTAACTCAAATGCAATCGATGAAATCCCAAAGATTGTGGAGATAGATACTGGAAGGCCTAAATCAAGATCCAGAAGAAGCAGCGCCTGGGTATCAGATTCCATTTCCGGGGATGCCCAGACTCTATCCTCTTCGTGTCAATGCCGACATCCTCCGCCCCACCTATCGATCCCTGATTGCAGAAACTCTCAAGACTCCGACTGGGGACTGACTGGGGACGAATGCCGCTTCTCCACCCCTCAAAGCACTCCCAGATTCTCCAATTCTTGTGGGACAAATCCACCTGTCACGCCAGCCAAGAGTGTTTGCGTGGAAAGCTTATTCAGGAATTGCCCAAATTATATGGCTAATACGCAGTCATTTAAGGCCAAACTGAGGTCTTACAGCGCACCGAAGCAAAGGCCTGAACCGGGGTCCAAGAGGAGGCTATCGCTCAATGAAATGATGGAGTCCAGAAGTAGTCTAAGTGGGGTCCGAATGCAGAGGTCATGCTCTCAAGTCCAAGAAGTTTTGAGTTTCAGGAATGCTGTTGTCGGTAGGCTTGCAAGGTCTTCAGAATTCTCAAAAGAGCAATTATACAACAGGGATTCTTACTCGGAAGAATATTTTGAGTAG
- the LOC113694200 gene encoding protein IQ-domain 26-like isoform X2, translating to MGRATRWLKSLFGIKRDKGQKEINPNSGSQRENKWTGMGHSGRDTADGLCSNPNTIPPNITPAEAAWLRSFYADSGDKEQSKHAIAVAAATAAAADAAVAAAQAAVAVVRLTSQGRGGTMFGGGGSREKWAVTKIQSVFRGFLARKALRALKGLVKLQALVRGYLVRKQAFATFHSMQALIRAQANVRAQKARGLLDSTAASSNRQFHAANSAEKFDEGRSRQNSFHNRRLSASFDSINSNAIDEIPKIVEIDTGRPKSRSRRSSAWVSDSISGDAQTLSSSCQCRHPPPHLSIPDCRNSQDSDWGLTGDECRFSTPQSTPRFSNSCGTNPPVTPAKSVCVESLFRNCPNYMANTQSFKAKLRSYSAPKQRPEPGSKRRLSLNEMMESRSSLSGVRMQRSCSQVQEVLSFRNAVVGRLARSSEFSKEQLYNRDSYSEEYFE from the exons atggGCAGAGCAACAAGGTGGTTGAAGAGTTTGTTTGGGATAAAGAGGGATAAGGGCCAGAAGGAGATTAATCCAAATTCCGGTAGCCAGAGAGAAAACAAATGGACGGGAATGGGCCATTCGGGAAGAGACACTGCTGATGGGCTGTGTTCAAATCCAAACACCATTCCACCCAATATTACCCCGGCTGAGGCTGCATGGTTGAGATCTTTCTACGCTGACTCTGGTGACAAGGAGCAAAGCAAGCATGCCATAGCAGTTGCTGCAGCCACCGCCGCTGCCGCTGACGCCGCCGTTGCCGCTGCACAGGCTGCGGTGGCCGTGGTTAGGCTCACCAGTCAAGGCAGAGGAGGGACCATGTTTGGTGGTGGTGGTAGTCGTGAAAAGTGGGCCGTTACAAAAATTCAAAGTGTTTTCCGCGGATTCTTG GCAAGGAAGGCACTGAGggctttgaaaggacttgtgaAACTACAAGCACTAGTGAGAGGTTATTTGGTGCGTAAACAGGCGTTCGCTACATTTCACAGCATGCAAGCTCTTATAAGAGCACAGGCCAATGTTCGTGCCCAAAAAGCTCGAGGCCTCCTCGATTCTACTGCTGCAAGTTCAAACCGGCAGTTTCATGCTGCAAATTCCGCG GAAAAGTTTGATGAGGGTAGAAGTAGGCAGAATTCATTTCATAACAGAAGGCTCTCTGCATCGTTTGATAGCATTAACTCAAATGCAATCGATGAAATCCCAAAGATTGTGGAGATAGATACTGGAAGGCCTAAATCAAGATCCAGAAGAAGCAGCGCCTGGGTATCAGATTCCATTTCCGGGGATGCCCAGACTCTATCCTCTTCGTGTCAATGCCGACATCCTCCGCCCCACCTATCGATCCCTGATTGCAGAAACTCTCAAGACTCCGACTGGGGACTGACTGGGGACGAATGCCGCTTCTCCACCCCTCAAAGCACTCCCAGATTCTCCAATTCTTGTGGGACAAATCCACCTGTCACGCCAGCCAAGAGTGTTTGCGTGGAAAGCTTATTCAGGAATTGCCCAAATTATATGGCTAATACGCAGTCATTTAAGGCCAAACTGAGGTCTTACAGCGCACCGAAGCAAAGGCCTGAACCGGGGTCCAAGAGGAGGCTATCGCTCAATGAAATGATGGAGTCCAGAAGTAGTCTAAGTGGGGTCCGAATGCAGAGGTCATGCTCTCAAGTCCAAGAAGTTTTGAGTTTCAGGAATGCTGTTGTCGGTAGGCTTGCAAGGTCTTCAGAATTCTCAAAAGAGCAATTATACAACAGGGATTCTTACTCGGAAGAATATTTTGAGTAG